From one Flavobacterium sp. N502536 genomic stretch:
- a CDS encoding SGNH/GDSL hydrolase family protein, producing the protein MKLHFKQIVIVTLSIFLLSCSADETTSETPVAPVTPLTGSIKYLALGDSYTVGQSVCETCGFPEQLKSSLTAIYPQASFSLKVIATTGWTTTNLISAINTQNPDPVYDIVTLLIGVNNQYQGKSFSIYEKEFPELVNKAVVLAKGDKKKVIVISIPDYAYTRFGEVQMGGQGERISSEIDQYNSFAENYCKQNAIVFVSITDISRKGLTNPELVAGDGLHPSAKAYTLYAERILPKIRVALQN; encoded by the coding sequence ATGAAACTGCATTTCAAACAAATAGTTATTGTTACCCTTTCTATATTCCTCTTGAGCTGTAGTGCTGACGAAACGACTTCAGAAACTCCTGTCGCTCCAGTTACCCCACTTACCGGTTCTATAAAATATTTGGCTCTTGGAGACAGCTACACCGTCGGACAAAGTGTTTGCGAAACCTGTGGATTTCCTGAACAGTTAAAATCAAGTTTAACGGCAATTTATCCGCAAGCCAGCTTCTCGTTAAAAGTTATTGCAACCACCGGATGGACCACTACTAATTTAATTTCGGCAATAAATACCCAAAATCCCGATCCTGTTTACGATATCGTTACCCTTCTTATTGGAGTGAACAATCAGTATCAGGGGAAAAGTTTTTCGATCTATGAGAAAGAATTTCCAGAACTCGTAAACAAAGCAGTTGTTCTGGCAAAAGGAGATAAAAAAAAGGTAATTGTCATCTCAATACCCGATTATGCCTATACTCGTTTTGGAGAAGTACAGATGGGTGGACAAGGTGAGCGAATTTCAAGCGAAATCGATCAATACAATAGCTTTGCCGAAAACTACTGCAAACAGAATGCTATTGTTTTTGTTTCGATAACTGATATTTCACGTAAAGGTCTGACAAATCCTGAGCTCGTAGCCGGAGATGGCTTACATCCTTCAGCCAAAGCTTATACTTTATATGCAGAACGTATTTTACCCAAGATAAGAGTGGCTTTACAGAATTAA